One Solanum pennellii chromosome 9, SPENNV200 DNA segment encodes these proteins:
- the LOC107030154 gene encoding uncharacterized protein LOC107030154 produces the protein MGVDEEAKAELTAYQLKDVAQIWYQMWADSRARGDVPIIWNVLKTAFLERFFPREQQEAKVEEFINLRQGGMSVKEYSLKFVKLSKHTSSLVENSRDEMGKFVIGVSEDLVEDCRAAMLHDSMDLGSSGRGSFGVQNRPKFKRYSGLLLQGIRMPK, from the exons ATGGGAGTAGATGAAGAGGCGAAGGCTGAGTTGActgcatatcaactcaaggatgtggcacAGATTTGGTACCAGATGTGGGCTGATAGCCGAGCACGTGGAGATGTTCCCATCATTTGGAATGTTCTCAAGACTGCCtttctggagagattcttcccaAGAGAGCAACAAGAAGCCAAGGTTGAAGAGTTCATAAACCTGAGACAGGGAGGTATGTcagtcaaggagtattccttgaaattcGTTAAACTCTCAAAGCATACTTCTTCTCTTGTGGAAAATAGCAGGGATGAAATGGGCAAGTTTGTGATTGGCGTGTCGGAGGATCTAGTTGAAGATTGTCGTGCAGCCATGTTGCATGATAGCATGGATCTGggcag CTCGGGTAGGGGCTCATTTGGAGTCCAGAACAGGCCTAAGTTCAAGAGATATTCAGGTCTGCTTCTTCAGGGAATTCGAATGCCAAAGTGA